The Benincasa hispida cultivar B227 chromosome 9, ASM972705v1, whole genome shotgun sequence genome has a segment encoding these proteins:
- the LOC120086720 gene encoding protein yippee-like At5g53940 produces the protein MGRVFVVEREGRSYRCKYCNTQLALFDDLASRAFHCRRGKAYLFNNAINISFGALEERMMLSGLHTVADIFCCTCGQIVGWKYEAAHEKSQKYKEGKYVLERGRIVDDIEFSTGFFIDSRSSISDSEDN, from the exons ATGGGACGGGTTTTTGTTGTGGAAAGGGAAGGGAGGTCCTACAGATGCAAGTACTGCAACACCCAGTTAGCTCTCTTCGACGACCTTGCATCTCGG GCCTTTCATTGCCGCCGTGGAAAAGCATACCTTTTCAATAATGC GATAAACATTTCTTTTGGAGCATTGGAAGAGAGGATGATGCTCTCAGGATTGCATACTGTAGCAGACATATTTTGTTGCACATGTGGACAAATTGTCGGGTGGAAATAT GAAGCAGCACATGAGAAGAGCCAAAAGTACAAGGAGGGAAAGTATGTTCTTGAAAG GGGGAGGATAGTCGACGACATTGAATTCTCTACGGGCTTCTTTATAGACTCTCGGTCTAGTATCAGTGATAGCGAAGATAATTAG